In a genomic window of Muntiacus reevesi chromosome 1, mMunRee1.1, whole genome shotgun sequence:
- the DTYMK gene encoding thymidylate kinase isoform X2, translated as MAGRRGALIVLEGVDRAGKSTQSRKLVDALCAEGHRAELLRFPERSTEIGKLLSSYLEKKSEVEDHSVHLLFSANRWEHVPLMKEKLSQGVTLVVDRYAFSGVAFTSAKELQLAEAAVRGEFGRERYESGPFQQRALQRFQQLLADPSLPWKMVNASRSIEDVHREIRALSEDAIRAAAYRPLGQLWT; from the exons ATGGCGGGCCGGCGTGGCGCGCTCATCGTGTTGGAGGGCGTGGACCGCGCGGGGAAAAGCACCCAGAGCCGCAAGCTGGTGGACGCGCTGTGCGCCGAGGGCCACCGCGCCGAGCTGctgcgcttccctg AAAGATCAACTGAAATTGGCAAGCTGCTCAGCTCCTACTTGGAAAAGAAAAGTGAGGTGGAGGATCACTCGGTGCACCTGCTCTTCTCTGCGAACCGCTGGGAACACGT GCCGTTAATGAAGGAGAAGTTGAGCCAGGGCGTCACCCTGGTTGTGGACAGATACGCCTTCTCCGGGGTCGCCTTCACCAGCGCCAAGGAG CTGCAGCTCGCGGAGGCGGCGGTGCGGGGCGAGTTTGGCCGCGAGCGCTACGAGAGTGGCCCCTTCCAGCAGCGCGCCCTGCAGCGCTTCCAGCAGCTCCTGGCAGACCCAAGTCTGCCCTGGAAG ATGGTCAACGCCTCCAGAAGCATCGAGGACGTCCACCGGGAGATCCGCGCGCTGTCTGAGGACGCCATCCGGGCCGCCGCGTACAGGCCCCTGGGGCAGCTGTGGACGTAG
- the DTYMK gene encoding thymidylate kinase isoform X1 has protein sequence MAGRRGALIVLEGVDRAGKSTQSRKLVDALCAEGHRAELLRFPERSTEIGKLLSSYLEKKSEVEDHSVHLLFSANRWEHVPLMKEKLSQGVTLVVDRYAFSGVAFTSAKENFSLDWCKQPDVGLPKPDLVVFLQLQLAEAAVRGEFGRERYESGPFQQRALQRFQQLLADPSLPWKMVNASRSIEDVHREIRALSEDAIRAAAYRPLGQLWT, from the exons ATGGCGGGCCGGCGTGGCGCGCTCATCGTGTTGGAGGGCGTGGACCGCGCGGGGAAAAGCACCCAGAGCCGCAAGCTGGTGGACGCGCTGTGCGCCGAGGGCCACCGCGCCGAGCTGctgcgcttccctg AAAGATCAACTGAAATTGGCAAGCTGCTCAGCTCCTACTTGGAAAAGAAAAGTGAGGTGGAGGATCACTCGGTGCACCTGCTCTTCTCTGCGAACCGCTGGGAACACGT GCCGTTAATGAAGGAGAAGTTGAGCCAGGGCGTCACCCTGGTTGTGGACAGATACGCCTTCTCCGGGGTCGCCTTCACCAGCGCCAAGGAG AATTTCTCCCTGGACTGGTGTAAGCAGCCGGACGTGGGCCTCCCCAAGCCCGACCTGGTCGTCTTCCTGCAGCTGCAGCTCGCGGAGGCGGCGGTGCGGGGCGAGTTTGGCCGCGAGCGCTACGAGAGTGGCCCCTTCCAGCAGCGCGCCCTGCAGCGCTTCCAGCAGCTCCTGGCAGACCCAAGTCTGCCCTGGAAG ATGGTCAACGCCTCCAGAAGCATCGAGGACGTCCACCGGGAGATCCGCGCGCTGTCTGAGGACGCCATCCGGGCCGCCGCGTACAGGCCCCTGGGGCAGCTGTGGACGTAG